A single region of the Enterobacter cloacae complex sp. R_G8 genome encodes:
- a CDS encoding carbohydrate porin, whose amino-acid sequence MANKNKFYAFALLTLSPLSMAQDWNGTVLGFEAPPAPVLGEMLGVRKILNDNGFTYNLGYLNEIGWNGGGGYNHDSHVAYIDQFALTFNQDLARWTGIPDARIEGNIVNRNHNDDLTTRRVQDPRVNFNDLTQESWGGQSITRLGWLTFARSFDDRRLTWRIGMMNKVQTFDQIIPCDFQLLSQCGGKSANSLTWNNWNVHTWGTTLEYKFTPTLTLKGGVMEQNQQASSRSHAWSWSTKGSKGVLLPVEIEARPLINGLPGAYNLGVVFTNAPQTDLYRGKSGGAGATDPAGFAQHNRTWFMYAGLNQQLTQHQDDPNRGLSTSFSMSLADQRTNYMHQVYAASLRYRGLFDARPEDWIGFGVTWIDMSSQYARNQRYLNSLSGVSGYNDPAWHPVPGHSLNGEFYYRFRPVPWLELQPGIQYWHHPGGVSRTQDAWVTELKTVVTF is encoded by the coding sequence ATGGCAAATAAAAATAAATTCTACGCATTCGCCTTATTGACGTTATCCCCGCTGTCCATGGCGCAAGACTGGAACGGAACGGTATTAGGTTTTGAGGCGCCACCGGCTCCTGTTCTCGGTGAGATGCTCGGCGTGCGGAAGATCCTCAACGATAACGGCTTTACGTACAATCTTGGTTATTTAAACGAAATCGGCTGGAACGGTGGTGGTGGCTATAACCATGACTCCCACGTGGCCTATATCGATCAGTTTGCGCTGACCTTTAATCAGGATCTGGCGCGCTGGACCGGCATTCCCGATGCGCGTATTGAAGGGAATATCGTCAACCGCAACCACAATGACGATCTCACCACCAGACGCGTTCAGGATCCGCGCGTTAATTTTAACGATCTGACGCAGGAAAGCTGGGGCGGGCAGTCGATTACCCGTCTGGGCTGGCTGACCTTTGCCCGCAGCTTTGACGACCGACGTCTGACGTGGCGCATAGGGATGATGAACAAGGTGCAGACCTTCGATCAAATCATCCCCTGTGACTTCCAGCTGCTGTCGCAGTGCGGCGGCAAGTCAGCCAACTCATTAACCTGGAACAACTGGAACGTACACACCTGGGGCACGACGCTTGAGTATAAATTCACGCCGACACTTACCCTAAAAGGCGGCGTGATGGAGCAAAATCAGCAGGCCTCCAGCCGTAGCCACGCCTGGAGCTGGTCGACAAAGGGCAGCAAAGGTGTCTTGCTGCCGGTTGAAATCGAAGCGCGTCCGCTGATTAATGGTCTGCCGGGTGCGTATAACCTGGGGGTGGTGTTTACCAACGCGCCGCAAACCGATCTCTATCGCGGTAAATCCGGAGGGGCAGGCGCGACGGACCCGGCGGGATTTGCGCAACACAACCGGACCTGGTTTATGTACGCCGGCCTCAACCAGCAGCTTACGCAGCATCAGGACGATCCGAATCGCGGCTTAAGCACCTCTTTCAGCATGAGCCTTGCCGATCAGCGTACGAATTACATGCATCAGGTTTACGCCGCCTCGCTGCGCTATCGCGGGTTGTTTGATGCACGCCCGGAAGACTGGATTGGCTTTGGCGTAACCTGGATTGATATGAGCAGCCAGTACGCGCGCAACCAGCGTTACCTGAACAGCCTGAGCGGCGTTTCCGGCTATAACGATCCGGCCTGGCACCCGGTGCCGGGCCATTCCCTGAACGGCGAGTTTTACTACCGTTTTCGTCCAGTGCCATGGCTTGAGCTACAGCCGGGCATTCAGTACTGGCACCATCCCGGCGGGGTCAGCCGCACCCAGGATGCCTGGGTCACGGAGCTGAAAACGGTGGTGACCTTCTGA
- the licT gene encoding BglG family transcription antiterminator LicT has product MKIAKILNNNVVVVQDERGGEQVVMGRGLAFQKRVGDDLDTALIEKVFALQSDELVRRLGELLSQIPLEVMTTCDRIIGLAAQRLGKLQDSLYITLTDHCYFAIERQKKGLAIKNVLLWDIKRLYPKEFELGQEARAIIARRLNVELEEDEAGFIALHLVTAQLNSEMPDVMHVTRVMQEILQLVKYQLQLEYDEESLSYQRFVTHLKFFAQRMLTRTVVEDDDVTLHSAVKDNYAKAWKCAEKIAQHLNKSYQRDLTTEEIMFLAIHIERVRKEGR; this is encoded by the coding sequence ATGAAAATCGCCAAAATACTTAATAACAATGTGGTGGTTGTTCAGGATGAACGCGGAGGTGAACAGGTGGTGATGGGGCGCGGGCTGGCTTTCCAGAAGCGCGTCGGTGATGACCTGGATACCGCGTTGATTGAAAAGGTGTTTGCGCTGCAAAGTGATGAGTTGGTGCGTCGGCTTGGAGAGTTGCTGAGCCAGATCCCGCTGGAAGTGATGACCACCTGTGACCGGATTATTGGGCTGGCGGCACAGCGGCTGGGAAAACTGCAGGACAGCTTGTATATCACACTCACGGACCACTGCTACTTTGCGATTGAACGCCAGAAAAAAGGGCTGGCCATCAAAAACGTGCTGCTGTGGGATATCAAGCGGTTATATCCGAAGGAGTTCGAATTAGGGCAGGAGGCGCGGGCCATTATCGCCAGACGCCTGAACGTCGAACTGGAGGAGGATGAGGCGGGGTTTATCGCACTGCATCTGGTGACCGCGCAGTTGAACAGCGAAATGCCGGACGTGATGCACGTGACGCGGGTGATGCAGGAGATCCTGCAACTGGTGAAGTATCAGCTGCAGCTTGAGTATGACGAAGAGTCGCTCAGCTATCAGCGTTTTGTCACCCACCTGAAGTTTTTTGCCCAGCGGATGCTTACCCGCACGGTGGTGGAAGATGATGATGTCACGCTGCATTCGGCGGTAAAGGACAACTATGCGAAAGCCTGGAAATGCGCCGAGAAAATCGCGCAGCATCTGAATAAAAGCTACCAGCGCGATCTGACAACCGAAGAAATTATGTTCCTCGCTATTCATATCGAGCGAGTGAGAAAAGAGGGGCGTTAA
- the bglF gene encoding PTS beta-glucoside transporter subunit IIABC produces MEYQALAKDILGHVGGKENIISLVHCATRLRFRLKENQRADAEGLKKNPGVIMVVESGGQFQVVIGNHVHDVWQAVRSEAGLTDDAPVVEDKGEKGNLLGRLIDIVSGIFTPFIGILAASGILKGLLALAVVCGWLSTESGTYKIWFAASDALFFFFPLVLGYTAGKKFGGNPFITMVIGGALTHPVMIAAFNASQQPGAVAEAFLGIPVTWFNYSASVIPIILASWVSCWLEKQSTRLLPSSMKNFFAPLICLGVTVPLTFLIIGPLATWLSQMLANGYQSIYVLAPWLAGAAMGALWQVCVIFGLHWGLVPLMINNLAVLGHDSMLPMLLPAVFGQVGAALGIFLRTRDARQKMLAGSSVTAGIFGITEPAVYGVNLPLRRPFIFGCVAGAIGGAIVGFSDTHVYSFGFANIFTIAQMIPPGGVNATLWGGVIGTVVALVMSCGLTLVAGMPGRATPEVALSAGENDVLSPMTGTVLALDQVPDTTFASGLLGSGAAIIPTDNKVVAPFAGVVASLFQTKHAIGLLSDSGIEVLIHVGIDTVKLDGRPFTAHVKVGDRVQPGDLLLEFDRQAIIDAGYDLATPIIISNSDEYRDVVTVAATSVNAGAPLLSVSKQ; encoded by the coding sequence ATGGAATACCAGGCTCTGGCGAAGGATATTCTCGGCCACGTTGGCGGAAAAGAGAACATAATCAGTCTTGTCCACTGTGCCACCCGGCTTCGCTTCAGGCTCAAAGAGAATCAACGGGCAGATGCGGAAGGGCTCAAGAAAAACCCGGGCGTGATCATGGTGGTGGAAAGCGGCGGCCAGTTTCAGGTGGTGATTGGTAACCACGTTCATGATGTCTGGCAGGCGGTGCGGAGCGAAGCAGGACTGACTGATGACGCGCCTGTTGTGGAAGACAAGGGGGAAAAGGGGAATCTGCTGGGTCGTCTGATCGACATCGTCTCCGGGATCTTTACCCCGTTTATCGGCATTCTTGCCGCGTCCGGTATTCTGAAAGGGCTGCTGGCGCTGGCGGTGGTGTGCGGCTGGCTTAGCACTGAGAGCGGTACCTATAAAATCTGGTTTGCCGCAAGCGACGCGCTGTTCTTCTTCTTCCCGCTGGTGCTGGGCTATACCGCCGGGAAAAAATTCGGCGGCAATCCGTTTATTACCATGGTGATTGGCGGGGCGCTCACTCATCCGGTGATGATTGCGGCGTTTAACGCCAGCCAGCAGCCTGGTGCGGTAGCGGAAGCCTTTCTCGGCATCCCTGTCACCTGGTTCAACTACAGCGCGTCGGTGATCCCGATCATCCTCGCCTCGTGGGTCAGCTGCTGGCTGGAAAAACAGAGCACCAGGCTGCTGCCTTCCTCGATGAAAAACTTCTTCGCGCCGCTGATCTGTCTGGGCGTGACCGTACCGCTGACTTTCCTCATCATTGGACCGCTGGCGACCTGGCTGAGCCAGATGCTGGCGAACGGCTATCAAAGCATTTACGTTCTGGCGCCGTGGCTGGCGGGGGCGGCGATGGGCGCGCTGTGGCAGGTCTGCGTTATTTTTGGTCTGCACTGGGGGCTGGTACCGCTGATGATTAACAACCTGGCGGTGCTGGGACATGACTCCATGCTGCCGATGCTGCTGCCCGCCGTGTTCGGGCAAGTCGGGGCGGCGCTGGGGATCTTCCTGCGAACCCGCGATGCCCGCCAGAAAATGCTGGCAGGTTCATCGGTGACGGCAGGCATTTTTGGTATCACCGAACCGGCGGTTTATGGCGTGAACCTGCCTCTGCGCCGTCCGTTTATCTTTGGCTGCGTGGCGGGGGCTATCGGCGGCGCGATTGTCGGCTTCAGCGATACCCACGTTTACTCCTTTGGCTTCGCCAATATCTTTACCATTGCACAGATGATCCCGCCTGGGGGCGTAAACGCCACGCTGTGGGGCGGTGTCATCGGTACCGTGGTGGCGCTGGTGATGAGCTGCGGCCTGACCCTGGTGGCCGGAATGCCCGGGCGTGCCACGCCGGAGGTTGCGCTTTCTGCCGGGGAAAACGATGTCTTATCCCCCATGACCGGTACCGTTCTGGCGCTTGACCAGGTGCCGGATACCACGTTTGCCAGCGGCCTGCTGGGCAGCGGTGCCGCCATTATTCCAACTGATAACAAAGTGGTTGCCCCGTTTGCCGGTGTGGTGGCCTCTTTGTTCCAGACCAAACACGCCATCGGCTTGCTCAGCGACAGCGGGATTGAAGTGTTGATCCATGTGGGTATCGACACCGTGAAGCTCGACGGCAGGCCGTTTACTGCCCATGTGAAGGTGGGCGACAGGGTTCAGCCTGGCGACCTGCTGCTGGAGTTTGATCGTCAGGCGATTATTGATGCCGGATATGACCTGGCGACCCCGATTATTATCAGTAACAGCGATGAGTATCGTGACGTGGTGACCGTGGCGGCGACGTCCGTCAATGCGGGTGCGCCGTTACTCAGCGTCAGCAAACAATAA
- a CDS encoding glycoside hydrolase family 1 protein, with amino-acid sequence MKTFPDDFLWGGAVAANQVEGAYLEDGKGLSTSDVQPQGVFGPVVERVAGDSGIKDIAIDFYHRYPEDIRLFAEMGFSCLRVSIAWTRIFPNGDELQPNEAGLAFYDRLFDELAAHNITPLVTLSHYEMPWGLVKQYGGWGSRQTIGFFERYARTVFARYKEKVKLWLTFNEINMSLHAPMTGVGLPETSSKGEVYQAIHHQLVASALAVKACHEIVPDARIGNMLLGGLMYPLTCKPEDVLETLQENRTWQFFGDVQCRGAYPGYMQRFFRDNGIQLEVTDADREALKSTVDFISFSYYMTGCVTADEALNQQARGNILSMVPNPHLASSEWGWQIDPVGLRTLLNVLWDRYQKPLFIVENGLGAKDKPDADGVVQDDYRIRYLNDHLVQVREAIEDGVEVMGYTSWGPIDLVSASKAELSKRYGFIYVDRDDSGNGTLARSRKKSFYWYKEVIATKGASLKAE; translated from the coding sequence ATGAAAACTTTCCCGGACGATTTTTTATGGGGCGGCGCGGTTGCCGCGAATCAGGTAGAAGGCGCGTATCTGGAGGATGGAAAAGGACTGTCCACCTCAGACGTTCAGCCGCAGGGGGTCTTCGGCCCGGTAGTTGAGCGCGTGGCGGGTGACAGCGGCATCAAGGATATCGCCATCGACTTCTATCATCGCTATCCGGAAGACATCAGGTTGTTCGCGGAGATGGGCTTTAGCTGCCTGCGCGTCTCCATTGCCTGGACGCGTATTTTTCCCAACGGCGACGAACTTCAGCCTAACGAAGCGGGACTGGCGTTTTACGACAGATTGTTTGACGAGCTGGCTGCGCACAACATTACGCCGCTGGTGACGCTCTCACACTACGAAATGCCGTGGGGGCTGGTGAAGCAGTACGGCGGGTGGGGCAGCCGCCAGACTATTGGATTCTTTGAGCGCTATGCCCGTACCGTCTTTGCGCGCTACAAAGAGAAGGTGAAGCTGTGGCTGACCTTCAATGAGATCAATATGTCTCTGCACGCCCCGATGACGGGCGTCGGTCTGCCGGAAACCAGCAGCAAAGGGGAGGTGTATCAGGCGATCCACCATCAGCTGGTGGCCAGCGCGCTGGCGGTAAAAGCCTGTCACGAGATCGTGCCTGACGCCAGAATTGGCAACATGCTGCTGGGCGGACTGATGTATCCGCTGACCTGTAAGCCGGAAGATGTACTGGAAACGCTGCAGGAAAACCGCACCTGGCAGTTCTTTGGCGACGTACAGTGCCGTGGCGCCTACCCGGGGTATATGCAGCGCTTCTTCCGCGACAACGGGATTCAGCTTGAGGTCACGGATGCCGACCGCGAGGCGCTGAAATCCACCGTCGATTTTATCTCCTTCAGCTATTACATGACGGGCTGCGTCACCGCGGATGAAGCCCTCAACCAGCAGGCGCGTGGCAACATCCTGAGCATGGTGCCAAACCCGCATCTGGCAAGTTCCGAATGGGGCTGGCAAATTGACCCTGTCGGTCTGCGCACCCTGTTGAATGTGCTCTGGGACCGTTATCAGAAGCCGTTGTTTATTGTGGAAAATGGTCTGGGAGCAAAGGATAAACCGGACGCTGATGGTGTGGTGCAGGATGATTATCGCATCCGCTACCTTAACGACCATCTGGTACAGGTGCGCGAAGCCATTGAGGATGGGGTTGAGGTAATGGGATATACCAGCTGGGGGCCAATCGACCTGGTGAGTGCGTCTAAAGCTGAACTCTCCAAGCGCTATGGCTTTATTTACGTCGATCGCGATGACAGCGGAAATGGCACGCTGGCCCGCAGTCGTAAGAAAAGCTTCTATTGGTATAAAGAGGTAATTGCGACAAAAGGCGCATCGTTAAAAGCGGAATAA
- the mdtQ gene encoding multidrug resistance outer membrane protein MdtQ, whose amino-acid sequence MKPFLILSLSASFAFCLAGCAPQHATVSPLTTRPITASVNTVLRHQDWPKNEWWKAYNDPQLNRLIAKALDDAPDMQIARQRITLAEAQAKATLAADGPQMDFSADAERQKMSAEGLMGPFALTDPAAGTTGPWYTNGTFGLTAGWDLDLWGKNRARVEARIGKVNAQKAELEQTLQLLASSVARLYWDWQTQAAAGDILMQIKSEQDNIIGADRELYQHGITSSVEGVETDINASKTEEQIAEVHGKMKAVEARLNALTNTSALVLTRHALPTVEASLPSTLGYELLARRPDLQEAHWYIEASMSEVDAARAAFYPDVNLMAFLQQDALHLSDLFRSSAQQMGVTAGLTLPIFDSGRLNAQLDIAQAQNNLSVANYNKAVVDAVNQVARTASEVEMLTAKNQHQQQVEKDAARVVALAQARFSAGIIAGSRVSEAKIPALKEHLAGLLLQGEYIDATLQLTSALGGGYHHG is encoded by the coding sequence ATGAAACCTTTTCTTATTTTATCTCTGAGTGCTTCTTTTGCATTTTGTCTGGCCGGCTGTGCGCCGCAACATGCCACGGTATCCCCCCTCACTACCCGGCCGATCACGGCGTCGGTTAATACGGTTCTGCGTCATCAGGACTGGCCGAAAAATGAATGGTGGAAGGCGTATAACGATCCCCAGCTAAACAGACTGATTGCCAAAGCACTGGACGATGCACCGGATATGCAGATTGCCCGTCAGCGTATTACCCTTGCTGAAGCCCAGGCTAAAGCCACCCTGGCAGCCGACGGCCCGCAAATGGATTTTTCGGCTGACGCCGAACGTCAGAAAATGTCCGCCGAAGGGCTGATGGGGCCTTTTGCTCTTACCGATCCGGCGGCGGGAACCACCGGCCCCTGGTATACCAACGGTACATTCGGCCTGACTGCGGGCTGGGATCTTGATTTGTGGGGCAAAAATCGCGCCCGGGTGGAGGCCCGGATAGGCAAAGTGAATGCGCAAAAAGCGGAGCTTGAGCAGACCCTTCAACTGCTTGCCAGCAGCGTGGCGCGGCTCTACTGGGACTGGCAAACACAGGCCGCCGCAGGGGATATCCTCATGCAGATAAAATCCGAACAGGACAATATCATTGGTGCCGATCGCGAGCTGTATCAGCACGGCATCACCTCCTCTGTGGAAGGTGTCGAAACCGATATCAACGCCAGCAAAACCGAAGAGCAAATCGCCGAGGTTCACGGCAAAATGAAAGCCGTTGAGGCGCGTCTGAACGCGTTGACTAATACCTCCGCGCTGGTGCTCACACGGCATGCCTTACCGACGGTTGAGGCGTCGTTACCGTCGACGCTGGGGTATGAACTGCTGGCCCGACGGCCGGATCTGCAGGAGGCCCACTGGTATATCGAAGCGTCCATGAGCGAGGTCGATGCCGCCAGAGCGGCGTTTTATCCTGATGTGAATCTGATGGCGTTTTTACAGCAGGATGCCCTGCACCTGAGCGATCTGTTCCGTTCTTCAGCCCAGCAAATGGGCGTGACCGCCGGGCTGACCTTGCCCATTTTTGACAGCGGCAGGCTGAATGCACAGCTGGATATCGCCCAGGCGCAGAACAATCTCTCGGTGGCGAATTACAACAAGGCGGTGGTGGATGCCGTGAATCAGGTGGCACGTACGGCCAGCGAAGTGGAAATGCTGACGGCGAAAAATCAGCATCAGCAGCAGGTGGAAAAAGATGCCGCGCGTGTGGTGGCGCTGGCGCAGGCGCGTTTTAGCGCCGGGATTATTGCCGGATCCCGCGTCAGTGAAGCCAAAATCCCCGCGCTGAAAGAACATCTCGCCGGTCTGCTGCTGCAGGGCGAGTACATTGACGCCACGCTGCAGCTGACGTCCGCGCTCGGCGGTGGTTATCATCATGGCTAA
- a CDS encoding SDR family oxidoreductase yields MTKVAIVTASDSGIGKTTALMLAERGFDIGVTWHSDEQGARETCREVEAQGRRAEAIQLDLSTLPQGAQAIETLIARFGRLDVLVNNAGAMTKAPFLDMPFDEWRNIFTVDVDGAFLCSQIAARTMVKQGEGGRIVNITSVHEHTPLPEASAYTAAKHALGGLTKSMALELVQHNILVNAVAPGAIATPMNDMDESEVKEGSMPAIPLARPGYTKEIASLVAWLCDSDASYTTGQSFIVDGGFMLANPQFKPAG; encoded by the coding sequence ATGACCAAAGTAGCGATTGTCACCGCATCGGACTCCGGGATTGGTAAAACCACGGCCCTGATGCTGGCTGAACGTGGGTTTGATATTGGTGTCACCTGGCATTCTGATGAACAAGGGGCGCGGGAGACCTGCCGCGAAGTAGAGGCGCAGGGACGGCGGGCTGAAGCTATCCAGCTTGATTTAAGCACCCTGCCGCAGGGGGCGCAGGCGATTGAAACGTTAATCGCCCGTTTTGGTCGCCTGGACGTGCTGGTTAACAACGCCGGCGCGATGACCAAAGCGCCCTTCCTGGATATGCCGTTTGATGAGTGGCGGAACATCTTTACTGTCGACGTGGACGGCGCGTTTCTCTGTTCGCAAATAGCCGCGCGTACCATGGTAAAGCAAGGGGAAGGGGGGCGAATTGTGAATATCACCTCGGTGCATGAACACACGCCGCTGCCGGAGGCCAGCGCCTATACCGCCGCAAAACACGCCCTGGGGGGATTAACCAAATCCATGGCGCTGGAGCTGGTGCAGCACAACATTCTGGTGAATGCTGTCGCGCCGGGGGCGATTGCCACCCCGATGAATGATATGGACGAGAGTGAAGTGAAGGAAGGCTCGATGCCAGCGATCCCGCTCGCCAGACCGGGGTACACCAAAGAGATCGCCAGTCTGGTGGCGTGGTTATGCGACAGCGACGCCAGCTACACCACCGGCCAGTCGTTTATCGTCGATGGTGGGTTTATGCTGGCGAATCCGCAGTTTAAACCGGCGGGTTAG
- a CDS encoding DedA family protein, with amino-acid sequence MDINGLIEQYGYAALVVGSVAEGETITLLGGVAAHQGLLKFPLVVAAVALGGMIGDQLLYFLGMRFGPTLLKRFAKHKKKINRAQRLIQRHPYLFVIGTRFMYGFRIIGPILIGASRLPPKIFLPLNVIGAFAWALIFTTLGYVGGEVIGPWLHNLDQHLKHWAWLILVVVAVIGVRLWMRHREKKQDEE; translated from the coding sequence ATGGATATCAACGGACTTATTGAACAATACGGATACGCAGCGCTGGTTGTCGGGAGCGTGGCGGAAGGTGAAACCATCACGCTGTTAGGCGGCGTCGCCGCGCATCAGGGATTACTCAAATTCCCGCTGGTCGTTGCCGCGGTTGCCCTGGGCGGGATGATTGGCGATCAGCTGCTCTACTTTCTGGGGATGCGCTTTGGGCCGACGCTGCTTAAGCGTTTCGCTAAACACAAAAAGAAGATTAACCGGGCGCAACGGCTCATTCAGCGTCATCCTTACCTGTTTGTTATTGGCACCCGTTTTATGTATGGCTTTCGGATCATCGGGCCGATATTGATTGGCGCCAGCCGCCTGCCGCCGAAAATTTTCCTGCCGCTGAACGTGATTGGTGCATTCGCCTGGGCGCTGATTTTTACCACGCTCGGTTACGTGGGTGGAGAAGTGATAGGTCCGTGGCTGCATAACCTTGACCAGCATCTGAAGCACTGGGCGTGGCTGATACTGGTGGTTGTGGCAGTGATTGGGGTCAGGCTGTGGATGCGGCACAGAGAGAAGAAGCAGGATGAGGAGTGA
- a CDS encoding Yip1 family protein: MNHVWGLFSHPDREMHVIKSENETVSHHYTHHVLLMAAVPVICAFIGTTQIGWNFGDGTVVQLSWFTGLYLAILFYGLMLAGVAIMGRVIHWMARNYPQRPSLAHCMVFAGYVATPLFLSGIVALYPLVWLCALIGTIALFYTGYLLYLGVPTFLNINKEEGLSFSSSTLAIGVLVLEALLALTVILWGYGYRLF, encoded by the coding sequence ATGAACCATGTCTGGGGACTTTTTTCCCATCCCGATCGTGAAATGCATGTCATCAAAAGTGAGAACGAAACGGTCTCGCATCATTACACGCACCACGTGCTGCTGATGGCAGCGGTGCCGGTGATATGCGCGTTTATCGGTACAACACAAATCGGCTGGAACTTTGGTGATGGTACCGTGGTTCAGCTTTCCTGGTTTACCGGGCTTTATCTGGCCATTCTCTTTTATGGTCTGATGCTGGCGGGTGTCGCCATCATGGGACGTGTCATTCACTGGATGGCGCGTAACTATCCGCAACGTCCTTCACTGGCACACTGTATGGTCTTTGCCGGATATGTCGCGACCCCGCTGTTCTTAAGCGGTATTGTTGCGCTCTATCCACTGGTCTGGTTGTGCGCGCTGATCGGTACTATTGCGCTCTTTTACACGGGTTATCTGCTGTATCTGGGCGTACCCACCTTCCTGAATATCAATAAAGAAGAGGGCCTGAGCTTCTCCAGTTCAACGCTCGCCATCGGCGTGCTGGTGCTGGAGGCGTTACTGGCGCTGACGGTGATTCTTTGGGGTTATGGATACCGTCTCTTCTGA
- the pbpG gene encoding D-alanyl-D-alanine endopeptidase — MLKFRVSLLSLALLLGASAGVPALAKTPAVTTAAAQPQIASGSAMIVDLNTNKVIYASHPDLVRPIASITKLMTAMVVLDAHLPLDEKLKVDISHTPEMKGVYSRVRLNSEISRKNMLLLALMSSENRAAASLAHHYPGGYDAFVRAMNAKAKALGMNNTHYVEPTGLSIHNVSTARDLTKLLIASKQYPLIGQLSTTREEMATFANPAYTLPFRNTNHLVYRENWNIQLTKTGFTNAAGHCLVMRTVFNGKPVALVVMDAFGKYTHFADASRLRTWIETGKVQPVPAAALTYKKQKAEQMATAQND; from the coding sequence ATGCTGAAATTCCGAGTTTCTTTACTTAGCCTGGCACTGTTGCTGGGGGCGTCTGCTGGCGTGCCAGCTCTCGCCAAAACGCCCGCGGTGACCACCGCTGCTGCCCAACCGCAAATCGCTTCCGGCAGCGCGATGATTGTTGATCTCAACACCAATAAGGTGATCTACGCCAGCCATCCGGATCTGGTGCGCCCGATTGCCTCGATAACCAAATTAATGACCGCGATGGTGGTGCTGGATGCACATCTGCCGCTGGATGAAAAACTGAAAGTGGACATCAGCCACACGCCGGAGATGAAAGGGGTTTACTCCCGCGTGCGTCTGAACAGTGAAATCAGCCGTAAAAACATGCTGCTGCTGGCGCTGATGTCGTCTGAAAACCGCGCGGCAGCGAGCCTCGCCCACCACTATCCGGGTGGCTATGACGCTTTTGTTCGCGCGATGAATGCCAAAGCCAAAGCGCTGGGTATGAATAATACCCATTATGTTGAGCCGACAGGTCTGTCGATTCACAACGTCTCCACGGCGCGCGATCTGACGAAACTGCTGATTGCCAGTAAACAGTACCCGCTGATTGGGCAACTCAGCACCACGCGTGAAGAGATGGCCACCTTTGCGAATCCGGCCTATACGCTGCCGTTTCGCAACACCAACCACCTGGTGTACCGCGAGAACTGGAATATTCAGTTAACCAAAACCGGCTTTACTAACGCGGCGGGTCACTGTCTGGTGATGCGTACCGTGTTCAACGGTAAACCGGTGGCGCTGGTGGTGATGGATGCCTTCGGCAAATATACTCACTTCGCCGATGCCAGCCGACTGCGCACCTGGATTGAAACAGGGAAAGTGCAGCCGGTTCCGGCTGCGGCGCTGACGTATAAAAAGCAGAAAGCCGAGCAGATGGCGACGGCGCAGAACGATTAG
- a CDS encoding GNAT family N-acetyltransferase — protein sequence MSAVDILSVTEVEVRDALPDDVHAISAIYAWHVLHGRASFEEIPPTVDEMRKRLKNVTDNGLPWLVALYRGIVVGYCYATPYRPRHAYRYTLEESIYVDASTTGRGFGSALMGALIERCEQGPWRQMIAVVGDGNNNAGSLRLHKKHGFEVVGQLRSVGYKKGDWRDTVIMQRPLNDGDWTLPE from the coding sequence ATGTCGGCTGTTGATATCTTATCCGTAACCGAAGTGGAAGTGCGCGATGCCCTTCCCGACGATGTGCATGCCATTTCGGCTATTTACGCATGGCATGTACTTCACGGACGCGCGTCGTTTGAGGAAATTCCCCCCACCGTTGATGAAATGCGTAAGCGTTTGAAAAACGTCACCGATAACGGTTTGCCCTGGCTGGTGGCGCTGTATCGCGGCATTGTGGTGGGCTATTGCTATGCCACCCCCTACCGTCCACGACACGCATATCGCTACACGCTGGAAGAATCTATTTACGTGGATGCCAGCACCACAGGACGCGGTTTTGGCAGCGCATTAATGGGCGCGCTGATTGAACGCTGCGAGCAAGGCCCCTGGCGGCAGATGATTGCCGTTGTGGGTGATGGCAATAATAACGCCGGCTCATTGCGACTGCATAAAAAGCACGGTTTTGAAGTCGTGGGTCAGTTGCGTAGCGTGGGTTACAAAAAAGGCGACTGGCGGGATACGGTGATTATGCAGCGCCCGCTCAACGACGGAGACTGGACGCTGCCGGAATAG